The stretch of DNA GGTCTAGTGGATACCTCTGCACGCTTGTTAAGTGAGCCCCTTTCGAGAGTGATTGGTCAGCCGGTTATTGTTGACAATAAGCCAGGTGCCAGTGGAAACACTGCCTACCAGTATGTTGCTAAGGCCAAGCCTGATGGCTATACCTTATTAATTTCTTACTCTGGATACCACGTCGGCAACCCTGCATTAATGGATAAATTACCTTGGGATCCGATTAAGGATTTTTCTCCCATTGCATTGTTAACTGTTTCAACGAATGTGATTGCGGTCCATCCATCTGTACCAGTAAATAATTTAAAAGAATTTATTGCTTATGCAAAAGCAAACCCAGGAAAGCTCAATTACGCCTCACAAGGCAATGGTTCTGTTTCTCATATTGGCACAGAGATCTTTAAGCAAAGTACGGGTGTTGATATGGTTCACGTGCCTTATAAAGGCTCAGGACCAGCAGTGCAGGATGTATTGGCCGGTCAAGTGCAGGTCTTTATTACAACGCCGCCATCAGTTATGCAGCACGTGCAAAGCGGAAAGCTTAAAGGATTGGCAGTAACTGGAAAAAGTAGGCACCCAGGAATGCCCAATGTACCCACCACTGCTGAGGCGGGCCTACCAGGCTTTCAGCTAGAGTCCTGGGTCGCTTTATACGCTCCTGCCGGAACACCGGCCCCCGTGGTCGCAAAACTGACAGAGTCAGTCAAAAAAAGTTTAGCGTTACCAGAGGTTAAAGAGCGCTCAGATGCGGCTGGTGTAGAGCTACGCTACCTTACGCCAACAGCCATGGATGCTCTACTAAAGAAAGAACTTCCATATTGGAATAAAGCTATTAAATCAGCTAACATCACGCTTGATTAAATCGCTGTACCAGCAGAGATCCCCACAACACTAAACTGAACACATTATTAATGAAGCAACATTCTGTAAGAGAAGCCTGGTTAGAAGATGCGGTAAGACACTTAGAGCCGGTGTTTTCTAAAGCGGGCTATGCCATTCCTCCGGTACGTGTGTCGTGTGGATTTCCGGCATCGAGCAGTCCGAGAACTACGCTGGGGCAATGCTGGCCCCGTGAGCGCTCTGGAGGCGGAGTAAATGAGATTTTTATCTCTCCAAAATTAGACGACCCCGTTCAACTGCTCGATACCTTGGTGCATGAGCTGTGTCATGCCGTCGATGATTGTTTTAGCGGCCATGGTGAGGATTTCAAAGGAATTGCTCAAACTGTTGGCTTGGAAGGTCCTGCCAGAATGGCGCATGCCACTGAGGAGTTGGTAGTTAGACTCATGATGATCAGTCAAGAGCTTGGACCATACCCACATCAAGCCATCAGCTTTCCTCCACCACGCCCAAGTAATGCCAGTCGTAATAAAGCCAAATGTGGTCAGTGCGGTTATGAAGTCACGCTACTTAAAAAGTGGGCTACTTATGGTGCTCCAATTTGCCCAAAAGACAATATTCGCATGCAAGAAGCGGTAATGGAAACCATTGAAAATACTGAAGATCACAACAGTGAATCTGTAACAGGTAAAAAAACCAAGACTGACGATATTCGTCGGGCAATTAGCTAAAAAATAGTATCACTACGATTAATACTGAAGTACCTAAAGAATAAGAGTCTCATATGAACGCAAAGAAAATATTTAAGAATCCCAAAATCGCCGTCATCGCAGGTGATGGCATTGGAAAAGAAGTCATGCCAGAGGGCTTACGTGCTCTAGAGGCGGTGAATAAGAAATTTAATATTGGGATGCAGTTTGACCATTTTGATTTTGCTAGCTGTGACTACTATTTGAAGCACGGCAAAATGATGCCGGACGACTGGTTTGATACGCTGATGCAGTACGACGCTATTTTCTTTGGTGCCGTTGGTATGCCCGACATCCTTCCGGATCACGTTTCCTTATGGGGCAGCTTAATTCAGTTCCGTCGCGGCTTCGATCAATACGTCAATTTACGTCCTGTACGACTGTTACCAGGCGTGCCATGTCCGTTGGCTAATCGTAAGCCAGGTGATATTGATTTCTTTGTAGTGCGTGAAAACACTGAAGGTGAATACTCTAGCGTTGGGGGAAAAATGTTCCCCGATACCGATCGTGAGTTTGTGATTCAGGAATCCATTTTTACTCGTCAAGGCGTTGATCGTATTTTGAGGTATGCCTATGATTTAGCGCAGAGTCGCCCTAAAAAACATTTAACCTCTGCGACCAAATCTAATGGCATTGCAATTACGATGCCTTACTGGGATGAGCGGGTTGAGACTATGGCTAAGCAGTTTCCACAGGTAAGAACTGATAAGTACCATATTGATATTTTGGCGGCGCATTTTGTAATGAACCCTGATCGGTTTGACGTTGTAGTGGCCAGTAACTTATTTGGCGATATCCTGTCGGACTTAGGTCCAGCCTGTACTGGAACGATCGCGGTTGCCCCATCGGGAAGTATTAACCCAGAAGGTAAGTTCCCATCATTATTTGAGCCTGTCCATGGATCTGCGCCTGATATTTACGGCAAGATGATTGCCAATCCGATTGGTCAGATCTGGAGTGGATCCATGATGCTGGACCACCTAGGCTACCCAGAGGCAGGACTGGCCATCTTTACTGCTATTGAAAAGGTTTTAGCGGAGGGTAAATTCTTAACCCCAGACTTAGGCGGTAGTGTTAAGACAGATGATTTAGGTAAGGCCATTGCAGCAGCAATTTAATGCCGGTAATCACTAGTTGCTTCTAACTTCAACATTGAGAGGGCTCCAAACGGAGTCCTTTTTACTGGCCTTGGCAATCTCAGCTAGGATAGTTTCATGGAGCTGACAATCTTCCGTATTAGCCCTTATGAGCTTAAATGAGGAGGGCAGGGCCTTCATCTGCCCTGAGGCATCAGTACCCACCGTGTAATCAATCAGGTCAATAGAGAGGTCTTCTTGGCCTCGTGTCATTGCTACGTAGACTTCAGCTAGCAGTTGAGCATCTAGTAGCGCACCGTGTAGCGTTCGATGTTGATTGCTAATGGAGAAGCGTTCGCACAGCGCATCTAGTGAGTTTCGTTTTCCGGGAAACATTTGACGGGCATCGATTAAGGTGTCTGTTACCTTAGAAGCTAGACCTCTAAAAGTCGGCCGTTTTAATAAGGCAAATTCACTATCCAGGAATCCTAGGTCGAAGGGGGCGTTATGGATAACAACCTCAGCCCCATCTACAAACTCGATCAATTCCTCCACGATGTTAGCGAAGATAGGTTTGTCTGATAAAAATTCGCGAGAGAGGCCATGAACAGCATAGGCGCCAGCATCAATGTCTCGCTCAGGATTGATGTAGTAATGAAAAGTGCGCTCGGTGAGTTTGCGGCCAATCATTTCTACACAGCCAATTTCAATAATACGATCGCCAGTGGCGTGACTCAGTCCAGTTGTTTCAGTATCGAGGATAACTTGACGCATTAGGTGCCTTCCAGTACAGATTGGGGGATTTCCATTGGACCTTTACCGGCATATTTATCTAGGAAGAGATAAATCACTGGCGTAATAATGAGGGTAACAAATTGAGAGAGAATAAGGCCACCCGCCACACTGATACCCAATGGTTGACGAAGCTCTGCTCCGGCGCCTATTCCGAGGGCAATTGGTAGTGCACCCATTAACGCCGCAAAGGTTGTCATCATGATCGGGCGAAAACGTAAAATACACGCCTCACGTATCGCTTTCTCAGGTGACATGCCTTGATTGCGTTGGGCATCTAAAGCAAAGTCGATCATTAAGATGGCATTCTTTTTGACAATACCAATTAAAAGCAAAATACCGATAGATGCAATGATGGTTAGCTCAAATCCAAAGATGCGAAGTGCCAAAATAGCACCGATGGCGGCTGAAGGTAAGCCAGCCAAAATAGTCAGGGGATGAATGTAGCTCTCGTATAAAACACCCAGCAAAATATAAATCACTCCCAAGGCAGCAAAAATTAAAATGAGCTGACCAGATTGATTGCTCTTAAATACCGCAGCATCTCCACCATAGCTAGTGATAATAGAGGAGGGCAATTGGATCTCTTTTGTGTATGCCTCAATCTTTTCAGTAGCGTTACCTAAAAATACATCAGGAGCCAAATTAAACGAAAGTGTCACTGCTGGTATTTGACCCAGATGGTTGACAGCGGTAGGGCCCACAGATCGAGTGAACGTAGCAACACTGGATAAAGGAATTAACTTATCAGTTGCGCGGCCACGAACGAATATCTTGTTGAGATCTGTTTCATACTGACGATCATCTTCTGCTGCTTCCAAAATAACATAGTAGGTATTGACCGGCGTATAGATTGTCGAGACTTGTTTTTCCCCGTAGGAGTTGTACAGCGCAGAGCGGATGTCGGTAATGGTAATGCCGGCACTAGCAGCCTTTTCTCGGTCAATATTTACTTTTACATTAAGGCCTTTTAGCTGAGAATCGCTAGTGACATCACGGAAAATTGGATCGGAACGCATTTTCTGCATGAGCTTATCAGCCCACTCATTAACGCCCTCAAAGCCAACACTTTGTAATGTGAACTGGTAACGACTCTTACTACTACGTCCGCCTAGTTGTAAATTCTGAACAGGCCGCATATAGACCTGTAGACCCGGAATTTCTTTAAATTGATTGCGCAGGCCTTCCATTACCCTCGCCATTTTTTCTCTATCGGATTTAGGCTTGAGAACGACAAATATTCTGCCGGTGTTACTGCCCGAGCTCGAACCTCCGCCAACAATAGAGATTGAGCTGGCTACGTTCGTATTTTTATTAACTATCTCAGCCGCTTGATCTTGCAGAACGCGCATAGCCTTGTAGGAAATATCTTCAGATGCCTCAGTAGTAACGGTAATCTGCCCAATGTCTTCTTCGGGAAAAAACCCTTTAGGACTATTGATGAATAAAACAACAGTAATAACGAAGGTAGATAAAGCGCCCCATAAAACAATCTTGCGATGTTTAAGTGCCAAATCTAAATAATGAATATAAGCGCTAAGCATCCAATTAAAAAAGCGATCAAACAGTTTATTGATTGCATATTCTTTAACTACATGTCCGGGTTTGGGTAAGAAGCGGCTGCACAGCATTGGGACAACCGTGAGTGAAACCAAAGCAGAAACTAAAATAGATAAAGACACGATTACTGCAAATTCTCGAAACAGCAGGCCAATTGGGCCCGGTAAAAAGAAGAGGGGAATAAATACCGCTACCAATGAGATGGAAATGGAGATGATCGTAAAACCAACTTCTTTACTGCCCTTCAAAGATGCCTTGAGTGGATCCATGCCTTTCTCAATGTAGCGCATGATGTTTTCTAACACTACGATC from Polynucleobacter sp. TUM22923 encodes:
- a CDS encoding efflux RND transporter permease subunit: MNLSELCIRRPVMTVLLSVATVIAGGIAYLNIPVAALPSFNTPVISVSASLPGASPENMASAVALPLEKEFSTIDGVKVISSTNSLGSTSITLEFNNDRDIDKAAVDVQAALLRAQKRLPIEMTVPPSYRKVNPADTPILVVRMQSPSISLSDLNAYAENLLSPNLSTISGVAQVVVYGAKRYAVRVRVRPDALGNRNLTMDDLATAINKANSNSPVGVLDGPRQSITIYANPQLVKPEEFGNLIVSQKNGLPIYLKDVAEVIESYEDIKTLATVNGERSIAIAVLRQPNANTVDVVKSVKELLPQLQKQMPESVQLQLANDRSLSIIEAIHDVNLTLALTVLLVVLVIFLFLKNIAATIIPSISLPISLIGAFFLLYFLGYSLNNISLLGITLAVGLVVDDAIVVLENIMRYIEKGMDPLKASLKGSKEVGFTIISISISLVAVFIPLFFLPGPIGLLFREFAVIVSLSILVSALVSLTVVPMLCSRFLPKPGHVVKEYAINKLFDRFFNWMLSAYIHYLDLALKHRKIVLWGALSTFVITVVLFINSPKGFFPEEDIGQITVTTEASEDISYKAMRVLQDQAAEIVNKNTNVASSISIVGGGSSSGSNTGRIFVVLKPKSDREKMARVMEGLRNQFKEIPGLQVYMRPVQNLQLGGRSSKSRYQFTLQSVGFEGVNEWADKLMQKMRSDPIFRDVTSDSQLKGLNVKVNIDREKAASAGITITDIRSALYNSYGEKQVSTIYTPVNTYYVILEAAEDDRQYETDLNKIFVRGRATDKLIPLSSVATFTRSVGPTAVNHLGQIPAVTLSFNLAPDVFLGNATEKIEAYTKEIQLPSSIITSYGGDAAVFKSNQSGQLILIFAALGVIYILLGVLYESYIHPLTILAGLPSAAIGAILALRIFGFELTIIASIGILLLIGIVKKNAILMIDFALDAQRNQGMSPEKAIREACILRFRPIMMTTFAALMGALPIALGIGAGAELRQPLGISVAGGLILSQFVTLIITPVIYLFLDKYAGKGPMEIPQSVLEGT
- the dnaQ gene encoding DNA polymerase III subunit epsilon, translated to MRQVILDTETTGLSHATGDRIIEIGCVEMIGRKLTERTFHYYINPERDIDAGAYAVHGLSREFLSDKPIFANIVEELIEFVDGAEVVIHNAPFDLGFLDSEFALLKRPTFRGLASKVTDTLIDARQMFPGKRNSLDALCERFSISNQHRTLHGALLDAQLLAEVYVAMTRGQEDLSIDLIDYTVGTDASGQMKALPSSFKLIRANTEDCQLHETILAEIAKASKKDSVWSPLNVEVRSN
- a CDS encoding SprT family zinc-dependent metalloprotease — protein: MKQHSVREAWLEDAVRHLEPVFSKAGYAIPPVRVSCGFPASSSPRTTLGQCWPRERSGGGVNEIFISPKLDDPVQLLDTLVHELCHAVDDCFSGHGEDFKGIAQTVGLEGPARMAHATEELVVRLMMISQELGPYPHQAISFPPPRPSNASRNKAKCGQCGYEVTLLKKWATYGAPICPKDNIRMQEAVMETIENTEDHNSESVTGKKTKTDDIRRAIS
- a CDS encoding tartrate dehydrogenase; the protein is MNAKKIFKNPKIAVIAGDGIGKEVMPEGLRALEAVNKKFNIGMQFDHFDFASCDYYLKHGKMMPDDWFDTLMQYDAIFFGAVGMPDILPDHVSLWGSLIQFRRGFDQYVNLRPVRLLPGVPCPLANRKPGDIDFFVVRENTEGEYSSVGGKMFPDTDREFVIQESIFTRQGVDRILRYAYDLAQSRPKKHLTSATKSNGIAITMPYWDERVETMAKQFPQVRTDKYHIDILAAHFVMNPDRFDVVVASNLFGDILSDLGPACTGTIAVAPSGSINPEGKFPSLFEPVHGSAPDIYGKMIANPIGQIWSGSMMLDHLGYPEAGLAIFTAIEKVLAEGKFLTPDLGGSVKTDDLGKAIAAAI
- a CDS encoding tripartite tricarboxylate transporter substrate binding protein: MNHLQIVQRFLVTVSLVLGISVAQAQTFPDRPISLIVPNPPGGLVDTSARLLSEPLSRVIGQPVIVDNKPGASGNTAYQYVAKAKPDGYTLLISYSGYHVGNPALMDKLPWDPIKDFSPIALLTVSTNVIAVHPSVPVNNLKEFIAYAKANPGKLNYASQGNGSVSHIGTEIFKQSTGVDMVHVPYKGSGPAVQDVLAGQVQVFITTPPSVMQHVQSGKLKGLAVTGKSRHPGMPNVPTTAEAGLPGFQLESWVALYAPAGTPAPVVAKLTESVKKSLALPEVKERSDAAGVELRYLTPTAMDALLKKELPYWNKAIKSANITLD